Proteins encoded together in one Zerene cesonia ecotype Mississippi chromosome 22, Zerene_cesonia_1.1, whole genome shotgun sequence window:
- the LOC119836063 gene encoding zinc finger protein 184-like, giving the protein MTLPPSIIPDNVNKMDVLPNENLFRELKDVAETGYYQSRTLKDYYEQTCYEMQKYLSEPDCNHNSAPETPAETSIPVASIPVGFVTLRVVEQPRYYIEPIFQPIHVIEQIDDTNNVFVETDQLDNVVIQGIDEINNVIIDETQPTDVIMEGIEQSNNVIIEEADLSNGIIIDGIDPSTDIVYFDQIEQSNDYIIEMVEQPDIIIDQSNEIIVDGSKQAIILNNCAEKDEINVETIEPINEIIVDGTIQCELVEQNVQTDSIEQYHYIVEETAQPANIAVCIERPNVIVERVDQPSVIVERIVQPSVIVERSKEVNNINQREESTANSGTNRSSNITKASPTSVIVNRTQKAISTEKVNPPMDNTPIRPQIYLPEPEVRRKPRRRHHCEFPTCNKIYTKVSHLKSHKRSHTGEKPYKCSWEGCAWRFIRPDELRRHYRKHTGSKPFRCDKCERKFSRSDHLTLHTRRHE; this is encoded by the coding sequence ATGACGCTCCCGCCGAGCATCATCCCCGACAATGTAAACAAAATGGACGTCCTCCCAAACGAAAACCTTTTCCGCGAGCTGAAAGATGTCGCCGAAACCGGCTATTACCAGTCGCGCACCCTCAAAGATTACTACGAGCAAACGTGCTATGAAATGCAGAAGTACCTGAGCGAACCAGACTGCAATCATAATAGCGCGCCTGAAACTCCTGCAGAAACGTCAATACCGGTTGCATCTATACCTGTTGGCTTTGTAACTCTAAGAGTAGTCGAACAACCTAGGTACTACATCGAGCCGATCTTCCAACCGATTCATGTCATCGAGCAGATTGATGATACGAACAATGTCTTCGTTGAAACCGATCAATTAGATAATGTAGTTATTCAGGGTAtcgatgaaataaataatgttattattgacGAAACACAACCGACTGACGTTATAATGGAGGGAATCGAACAatcaaataatgttattattgagGAAGCTGATCTATCAAATGGTATAATTATCGATGGAATCGATCCATCTACTGATATAGTATACTTTGATCAAATTGAACAATCGaatgattatataattgagATGGTTGAACAGCCTGATATTATAATCGATCAATCAAATGAGATAATTGTTGATGGCAGTAAACAggctataatattaaataattgtgccGAAAAAGATGAAATTAACGTTGAAACAATCGAGCcaatcaatgaaataatagtCGATGGTACTATCCAATGCGAATTGGTTGAGCAAAATGTGCAAACAGATTCAATAGAACAGTATCACTATATTGTAGAGGAAACTGCACAGCCTGCTAACATAGCTGTATGCATAGAACGACCCAATGTCATTGTAGAACGCGTTGACCAACCAAGTGTCATTGTCGAGCGCATAGTACAACCGAGTGTTATAGTAGAGAGAAGCAAGGAAGTAAACAACATAAATCAAAGAGAAGAATCAACAGCTAATAGTGGAACAAATAGATCAAGTAATATCACCAAAGCTAGTCCGACGAGCGTGATAGTCAATCGGACTCAAAAAGCAATAAGCACTGAGAAAGTAAATCCTCCAATGGATAACACACCGATTCGGCCGCAAATTTATCTGCCGGAGCCAGAGGTACGGCGTAAACCCCGCCGACGACATCACTGTGAATTCCCaacatgcaataaaatatatactaaagtATCTCATCTGAAATCACACAAGCGATCGCACACGGGTGAAAAGCCCTATAAATGCTCTTGGGAAGGTTGCGCATGGAGATTCATAAGACCTGATGAGTTAAGGAGGCATTACCGTAAGCACACTGGTTCTAAACCGTTCAGGTGCGATAAATGTGAGAGAAAATTCTCAAGATCCGATCATCTGACTCTGCATACAAGGCGACACGAATAA